The Microvirga lotononidis nucleotide sequence TCGGCCCGTAGGCAATACGTCCTGCGGGGGTCTCGACCTCGACCAGGGGTTCCAGCCAGAACAGGCCACGGGATCCGGTCGCCACGATCTCCAGGTCCGAGCCTCGAACGCCGGCCTCATCCACGATCAACCTGGCGATCCGTGCCGCGCCGAGGGACAGCGAGGCGGCATCACGCGAGATGAAGACTCTGGTCATGTTCCCCGAGCCTCCCGGACGACGCCGTCGAGCCGTTTCCGGTCCAGCCTTCCGATGGGTTCACCGTCATAGAGCGCCGATGGGGCGCAGGCACACAGCCCAAGACAATAGACCGCTTCGACGGTCAAGGCGCCATCAGACGTGGTTCCGCCCCACTCAATCCCGAGCTCATCCAGCAGGTCGCGTGCGAGCTGCGGGCCGCTCATGGACTGACAGGCTTCCGCACGGCACAGCTTGAGGATGTGCTCACCTGCGGGCTCGCGGCGAAAATCATGATAGAAGCTGACGGTCCCGTGGATCTCGGCCCGGGACAGGTTCAGGTCCGAGGCCACAAGGCCTATGGCATCCTCGGGAATATGCCCGAACTCGTCCAGGAGGGCATGGAGGATCGGCAGCACCGGGCCTTCCAGAGAACCATGCGCTGCGATGATCTCTCGCGCGCGAACTTGATCCCACTCGCGGAACCTCGGCATTTCCTCACCCAGGTATTATTGGTTCTGCCGAGACTGCTCGCCTTGCACGTGGGATGCAACCGGGATTTTCGGAGGGGCAGGCAGCCGGGTGACCGCGCGGCCCATGAGGCCGCGCGGTCACCCTCGTCCGGCAGTGTCCTGTCCGTCAGGCGGCTACGGCCGCCTGCTTGGCCTTGGCCGTATGGGCAGCAATGAGGTCCATCAGCTCCGGCGACAGGCAGTCGTACGGCTCCAGCCCGAGTTCCCTCAGCCGCGCGCGGATCTGCGGCATCTGGGCCGGGTCGACGCCCGACTCGATGACCGAAGACACGAAGGCGGCGAACTTCGGTTCCGACCAGCCCTTCTGGGGCGAGAGCTCCGTGTGAATGAAATCCAAGCCATAGAATGGATGGTTCTTGTTCTCGATGCGGCCATACATGTGGACGCCGCATACCTTACAGGCATGCCGCTGGATCGTCGCGGAGGTATCGACGACCTGCAACTTGTCCGCGTTCGCCGTTACGGTCACGTTATCGCGAGGCACGACGGCGACCATGGCGAAGGTGGCACCGCTTGGCTTCCAGCACTTGGTGCAGCCGCAAAGATGGTTGTGGGCGCTATCACCCTTGATCTCCACGACGACCGGATCGCTGGTGCACTTGCAGACGAGCCTGCCTCCGGCGTAGTTCTGCTCGCCCTTGGTTATGCCATTGTCGACGGCTGGGTGGATCGAGAGAGTTGCATTCTGCATTGGACGCTCCTTTCCCCATTGAGTCCGTTCGGTTAGCCGACACAGCCCGGTACACTTGATGCCATGCTACGAGAGCTGAGCCGGATCCTTTGTCAGATCACGCGACAAAGCACGCTACTAAGCACGCAGTTACCTCGGATCGATCTGCAGCGAGACCGTGAACTCGGCAACGACCTCATCAGTACACGATCACGGAGCGGATCGACTTGCCCTCGTGCATGAGGTCGAAGGCGGTGTTGATCTCGTCGAGCGGCATCGTGTGGGTGATCAGATCGTCGATGTTGATCTTGCCCTCCATGTACCAGTCGACGATCTTCGGCACGTCCGTGCGCCCGCGCGCGCCGCCGAAGGCCGTGCCCTTCCAGACGCGGCCGGTTACGAGCTGGAACGGACGGGTGGCGATCTCCTTGCCGGCTTCCGCCACGCCGATGATGATGCTCTCGCCCCAGCCGCGATGGCAGCATTCGAGCGCCTGGCGCATCACGTCCGTGTTGCCGGTGGCATCGAAGGAGAAGTCCGCGCCGCCGCCCGTCAGATCGACGATGGCCTGCACGACCTTGTCGTTGCCGATCTCCTTCGGGTTGATGAAGTCGGTCATGCCGAACTTCCTGGCCATCTCGGCCTTGGCCGGATTGATGTCGACGCCGATGATCTTGTCGGCGCCGACCATGCGCGCGCCCTGGATCACGTTGAGGCCGATGCCGCCGAGGCCGAACACCACCACGTTGGCGCCGGGCCACACCTTCGCCGTGTAGATCACCGCGCCGATGCCCGTGGTGACGCCGCAGCCGATATAGCAGATCTTGTCGAAGGGCGCGTCCTCGCGCACCTTGGCGAGCGCGATCTCCGGCAGAACGGTGAAGTTCGCGAAGGTCGAGCAACCCATGTAGTGGAACACCGTCTCGCCATCGCAGCGGAAGCGGCTCGTGCCGTCGGGCATGACGCCCTGGCCCTGCGTGGCCCGGATGGCGGTGCAGAGATTGGTGCGGCGCGACAGGCAGGATTTGCAGTTGCGGCACTCGGGCGTGTAGAGCGGGATCACGTGATCGCCGACTTTCAGCGTCGTCACGCCGGGGCCGACCTCGCGCACGATGCCCGCGCCCTCGTGGCCCAGGATCGCCGGGAACTTGCCTTCGGAATCAAGGCCCGAGAGCGTATAGGCGTCGGTGTGGCAGACGCCCGTCGCCATCACCTCCACGAGCACCTCGCCGGCCTTGGGACCTTCGAGGCGGATGGTTTCGATGGTGAGCGGCTTGCCAGCCTCCCATGCCACAGCGGCCCTGGTTTCCATGGCGTTTCCCCTTCCGTAGATCTGCTCCGAGCATTCGAGTAGGGAATGCCCAAGTTTATAGCGTAAAGTGGAGTTTCAAGCCACTGTGATGATGCCTCCCGGCGCTGCGTCGGAATTACTAAAAAGGGTCATCGGATTCAGGGGAAGCATTCCACTTCGGCCTCTGCCTGCGCGCGACGAAGGTCGGCGATGAGATCCCGCATGAAGGGGTTAGTGCGAAACAACTCTGCTCCTTCGCCGGGCCGCTGGCCTACGCTGAGGACAGTCTCTGCCTGGACATAGCGGTCATACGGGAAGATCGAGGCGATGACATCGATGGAGCATGAGCACCGCTCCAGCGCGAGTCGCGTTCCTCCGTTGGCTTCCATGCAGGCAAAGACATAGTCGGCGCGGGCACTGGTCGGATAGTCATTGATGCCCTCGTCCTGTGCCCAGGCCGAGCTGGTCACCAAAAGCCCAAGAACGAGACTGCACCTCGAGACGGCATTCGCGCATGGCATGCGGCACTCCCCCGTGAGATGTGAACGGAGCATATCAAACACTCCGATGCGGGTGAACGCCGTCGGTTGCGGCTACATCCATGCATCATGCAGCAGAATGCGAGTATATTTTCCTCAGATCGTGCGGGTCTCATCCATACCATCGGGGACGCACCTCCAGCGGGCGACCCGCCAACCGGGATGCGTGTTGGTCCACTCCGCCATCCTGGGCTGCGCGCCCATCATGCAGCCAAGGTCGCTGACGGGATCAAAGGCGAAGCTGAACCGCTCCTCCTTGCAGGTATCGGGGGACGCGATAAGGCAGACAAGGAAAACCAACGCCATAGCCAATTCCTATTCATCGGATGGCCAGCGCCGTTCGCGCCAGCGGGCCCGGAGTCCTCAACATCGGCGCGGCAGGATAGTTCATGCTGAGCATTGCGGTCGGCGGGCGAGACCTCCGATCTTGCCCACGTCGCACAGTCTAGCAGAATCGTTGGGGTTGCGCCAGAAAACGGCCTCGAAACGCCTCGATGGCGCCCTTGTCCTGGCGCTCACCCTGGCTCAGTTCAACGGGAATATCCCTGACTGCCTGGATGGGCGAGCCTGCAAGGACGACAATCCGGCTCGCCATCCGGATGGCATCCCGGCTGTCGTGGGTGACGAAAAGGACCGTAGCCGATCTCTGGGCCAGCATCCCGATCAAGAGATCACGCAACCGATCCGCTGTCGGCTCGTCCAACGATGTGAAGGGCTCGTCCATCAGCAGGAGGTCAGGCTCGATGGCAAAAGCCCGCGCGAGCGCGACGCGGCGCTGCATGCCGAGAGACAGGCGCTCAGGATAGACATCCTGGGTGTCAGACATCCCCATGCTCGCGAGGAGATCGAGTGCCGTTCTCCGCGCGGCCTCCGTGGACGGAAGCGGAAGGAGGATGTTCTCGAGCACCGTCCGCCAGGGCAGCAGGCGTGGCGTCTGGAAAACGTAAGCCATCCGCGGCTTTGCCACGTCGTCGAACCCGATCCGGCCGGAATACTCCGTGTCCAAGCCGGAGATCATGTTCAGCAACGTGGTCTTGCCGATCCCGGATGGCCCGAGCAGGCAGACGAACTCCCCCGGATCGACCGACAGATGGAAACCCTCGAAGATTCGACGCACCGGAGCGCCGCCCAACGGGAGATAGCTCTTGTGTGCGATCTCAATCTCGAGCCCGGTCATCGCCGCCATCGGTTCAGCCTCCGCTCCCAAGGCTGGAGGATAAGCAGCTCGATCATCTGGATGACGGCGACGAACGCAAGGGCATAGGCCAGGATCGTGGAGACATCGAAGAGCTGGAACGCCGAACCGATGACGAAGCCCACCCCGCTGCTGCGGCCGAGCAGTTCGACCACGAGAACAATCTTCCACACGAGCGCCAGACCCGAACGGATGGCACCCATGAAGTAGGGAGTGAGTTGAGGCAGGACCACGTGCCGCAAGGTCTTCCATTGGCCGATCTCGTAAGCGGACGCCATTTCGAGGAGATCGCAGTCCAGCGCCCGACCGCCTTCGCGCAAGGTAACGGCCACGTTGGGGATCTTGTTGATCGCAACCGCGGTGATCGCAGCCGCCTCGGTCAGGCCCAGCCAGACGTAGCAGAGAACGATGACGACGAGGGCGGGCAAGTTCAGGAAGAGGATCAGCCAGGGGTCGAAAAAGCGGTTCAGCAGCAGGACGCGTCCGAGTGCAATGCCGATGGCCGTCCCGATCGTCATCGCAAGGACGAAACTCGCGAGGACCCGTGCGAGGGTGATGCCGATATTAACGAAGAGGGAGCCCTCGAGCGCGGCCTCGACCATCGTTGCGCCGACCCGGCCCGGTCCCGGCAGCAGACGTGGATCGGCGAAGGATGCTGCGCCCTGCCACACGACGACCAGGACGACGATTGACAGTGCCGACCATTCAATGCGCGTCGAACGCCTGGCCAGTTGCGTCCTCATTCTAGGCTTTCGGTACCCAGAACAGCGAAGAATCAAAGCGCGTCCTGGGGCCGACCAGTTCCGGTCCTCCGAGCTCGCTGAGAATT carries:
- a CDS encoding formate dehydrogenase subunit gamma, which codes for MPRFREWDQVRAREIIAAHGSLEGPVLPILHALLDEFGHIPEDAIGLVASDLNLSRAEIHGTVSFYHDFRREPAGEHILKLCRAEACQSMSGPQLARDLLDELGIEWGGTTSDGALTVEAVYCLGLCACAPSALYDGEPIGRLDRKRLDGVVREARGT
- the gfa gene encoding S-(hydroxymethyl)glutathione synthase, producing the protein MQNATLSIHPAVDNGITKGEQNYAGGRLVCKCTSDPVVVEIKGDSAHNHLCGCTKCWKPSGATFAMVAVVPRDNVTVTANADKLQVVDTSATIQRHACKVCGVHMYGRIENKNHPFYGLDFIHTELSPQKGWSEPKFAAFVSSVIESGVDPAQMPQIRARLRELGLEPYDCLSPELMDLIAAHTAKAKQAAVAA
- a CDS encoding S-(hydroxymethyl)glutathione dehydrogenase/class III alcohol dehydrogenase, translated to METRAAVAWEAGKPLTIETIRLEGPKAGEVLVEVMATGVCHTDAYTLSGLDSEGKFPAILGHEGAGIVREVGPGVTTLKVGDHVIPLYTPECRNCKSCLSRRTNLCTAIRATQGQGVMPDGTSRFRCDGETVFHYMGCSTFANFTVLPEIALAKVREDAPFDKICYIGCGVTTGIGAVIYTAKVWPGANVVVFGLGGIGLNVIQGARMVGADKIIGVDINPAKAEMARKFGMTDFINPKEIGNDKVVQAIVDLTGGGADFSFDATGNTDVMRQALECCHRGWGESIIIGVAEAGKEIATRPFQLVTGRVWKGTAFGGARGRTDVPKIVDWYMEGKINIDDLITHTMPLDEINTAFDLMHEGKSIRSVIVY
- a CDS encoding ABC transporter ATP-binding protein, whose translation is MAAMTGLEIEIAHKSYLPLGGAPVRRIFEGFHLSVDPGEFVCLLGPSGIGKTTLLNMISGLDTEYSGRIGFDDVAKPRMAYVFQTPRLLPWRTVLENILLPLPSTEAARRTALDLLASMGMSDTQDVYPERLSLGMQRRVALARAFAIEPDLLLMDEPFTSLDEPTADRLRDLLIGMLAQRSATVLFVTHDSRDAIRMASRIVVLAGSPIQAVRDIPVELSQGERQDKGAIEAFRGRFLAQPQRFC
- a CDS encoding ABC transporter permease codes for the protein MRTQLARRSTRIEWSALSIVVLVVVWQGAASFADPRLLPGPGRVGATMVEAALEGSLFVNIGITLARVLASFVLAMTIGTAIGIALGRVLLLNRFFDPWLILFLNLPALVVIVLCYVWLGLTEAAAITAVAINKIPNVAVTLREGGRALDCDLLEMASAYEIGQWKTLRHVVLPQLTPYFMGAIRSGLALVWKIVLVVELLGRSSGVGFVIGSAFQLFDVSTILAYALAFVAVIQMIELLILQPWERRLNRWRR